A single genomic interval of Heliangelus exortis chromosome 11, bHelExo1.hap1, whole genome shotgun sequence harbors:
- the TMED3 gene encoding transmembrane emp24 domain-containing protein 3 has product MVRVAMVRVSLRALVLWLCALRAGCTELTLELPDSARRCFHQELERGVKFTLDYQVISGGHYDVDCYVEDPNGQTIYKETKKQYDSFPHRTEVEGVYTFCFSNEFSTFSHKTVYFDFQVGDEPPILPDMSNRVTALTQMESACVTIHEALNTVIDSQTHYRLREAQDRSRAEDLNGRVSYWSLGETLILFVVSIGQVMLLKSFFTEKRPGSAAGT; this is encoded by the exons ATGGTGAGGGTCGCGATGGTGCGGGTCTCGCTGCGGGCTCTGGTGCTGTGGCTGTGCGCGCTGCGGGCCGGCTGCACCGAGCTGACTCTGGAGTTGCCCGACAGCGCTCGGCGCTGCTTCCACCAGGAGCTGGAGCGCGGCGTCAAGTTCACGCTGGACTACCAG GTGATCAGTGGGGGACACTATGACGTGGACTGCTACGTGGAGGACCCCAATGGCCAGACCATCTACAAGGAGACCAAGAAGCAGTACGACAGCTTCCCGCACCGCACTGAAGTCGAGGGCGTCTACACCTTCTGCTTCAGCAACGAGTTCTCCACCTTCTCCCACAAAACTGTCTACTTCGACTTCCAGGTGGGCGACGAGCCCCCCATCCTGCCTGACATGAGCAACCGCGTCACTGCCCTGACACAG ATGGAGTCTGCCTGTGTCACCATCCACGAGGCTCTGAACACAGTGATCGACTCCCAGACTCACTACCGCCTGCGGGAAGCGCAGGACCGGAGCAGAGCCGAGGACCTCAACGGCCGGGTCTCCTACTGGTCTCTGGGAGAAACCCTCATCCTCTTCGTGGTCAGCATTGGGCAAGTGATGCTGCTCAAGAGCTTCTTCACTGAGAAGAGACCCGGCAGTGCAGCTGGCACCTAG
- the ANKRD34C gene encoding ankyrin repeat domain-containing protein 34C, with protein MDEGMELEMGGNSLLKAVWLGRLRLTRLLLEGGAYINESNEKGETALMVACITKHIDQQSINKAKMVKYLLDNSADPNIQDKSGKTALMHACICGAGGDVVSLLLANGADPSLEDHSGASALVHAINADDRDVLQHLLNACNAQGKEVIIITMDKSASGTRTAKQYLNVPPSLDFKEKPPLEVCTSPSSAHLKTPTTSPSPTQKEGSIFAPKSGDSPSDRVAEEPPSPGRRAGRARLPQLKRLRSEPWGLVAPSVLAAPVHHDDTRVCTDNGVITGIGDLSLSKKGPLTRSKDPALFPPVEEQALRGTARKTTHEKNQRLPWRSMVPGEPQNISSAAAMDTLPWQRLSTEHHDCDPQPPSPAEVGKGPSERRKLSGSHLASLEASPEPLDGIAGTLPGTAWHRPPGLLERRGSGTLLLDHISHTRPGCLPPLNINPNPPIPDIGSNSKTSSPLGLKSLVPVAPSSPRRGDLRAKRKLLRRHSVHAEQMRQLSDFEEIVAQ; from the coding sequence atggatgaggggatggagctggagatgGGGGGGAACTCTCTCCTGAAGGCAGTCTGGCTTGGCCGGCTCCGCCTGACCcggctgctgctggaagggggGGCTTACATCAACGAAAGTAATGAGAAAGGGGAGACAGCCCTGATGGTGGCCTGCATCACCAAGCACATCGACCAGCAGAGCATTAACAAGGCCAAGATGGTGAAGTACCTGCTGGACAACAGTGCTGATCCCAACATCCAGGACAAGTCTGGGAAAACAGCCCTCATGCATGCCTGCATCTGTGGCGCAGGGGGGGATgtggtgtccctgctgctggccaacGGGGCAGACCCCAGCCTGGAGGACCACTCAGGAGCATCAGCTCTGGTCCACGCCATCAACGCTGATGACAGAGATGTGCTGCAGCACCTCCTCAATGCCTGCAACGCCCAAGGGAAGGAGGTGATCATCATCACCATGGACAAATCTGCCTCTGGCACCAGGACCGCCAAGCAGTACCTGAACGTCCCCCCCTCGCTGGACTTCAAGGAGAAGCCCCCCCTTGAGGTGTGCACCTCACCCTCCAGTGCCCACCTGAAAACCCCCACCACGTCACCTTCTCCCACCCAGAAGGAGGGCAGCATCTTTGCCCCCAAGTCCGGGGACAGCCCCTCGGACAGGGTGGCTGAGGAGCCCCCATCCCCGGGCCGCAGGGCCGGCAGAGCCCGCCTGCCCCAGCTGAAGCGGCTGCGATCCGAGCCCTGGGGCCTGGTCGCCCCCTCGGTGCTGGCAGCCCCCGTGCACCATGATGACACACGGGTCTGCACTGACAATGGGGTCATCACGGGCATCGGTGACCTCTCACTCTCCAAAAAGGGTCCCCTCACCCGAAGCAAGGACCCTGCTCTGTTCCCCCCTGTAGAAGAGCAGGCTCTGAGGGGGACAGCCAGGAAAACCACCCATGAGAAGAACCAGCGCCTGCCTTGGAGGAGCATGGTCCCTGGAGAGCCCCAGAACATCAGCTCGGCCGCAGCCATGGACacattgccctggcagaggcTGAGCACCGAGCACCACGACTGtgacccccagccccccagcccgGCCGAGGTGGGGAAGGGGCCATCAGAGAGGAGGAAGCTGAGTGGGTCCCACCTGGCATCACTGGAGGCCTCACCCGAGCCCCTGGACGGCATCGCCGGAACCTTGCCCGGCACTGCCTGGCACCGCCCACCCGGTCTGCTGGAGAGGCGGGGGTCCGGGACCCTGCTGCTGGACCACATCTCCCACACCAGGCCGGGCTGTCTGCCCCCCCTTAACATCAACCCCAACCCCCCGATCCCCGACATAGGCTCCAACAGCAAAACTTCCTCCCCCCTCGGCTTGAAGTCCCTGGTCCCCGTggcccccagctctcccaggcGGGGCGACTTGCGAGCCAAGAGGAAACTCCTGCGGAGGCATTCGGTGCACGCCGAGCAGATGCGGCAGCTCTCCGACTTCGAGGAAATAGTGGCCCAGTAG